In Hymenobacter gelipurpurascens, one DNA window encodes the following:
- a CDS encoding Crp/Fnr family transcriptional regulator has protein sequence MKPHTASLAALSAYFQYDYFPLTDEEEEAFASRFTERPIKRRAFLLQQGDICQYASFVVSGGFKMYAVDQGGKEHILQFAVENEWMTDLASFYAQKPSGVYIEALESSVVLQIKHADLLDLFTHFHKFDRNFRILVERGYIALQHRILQSISANAEERYQNFLDQHPHLAQRLPNTQIASYLGITPEFLSKIRKDRVPKA, from the coding sequence ATGAAGCCTCACACTGCCTCCCTAGCCGCTCTCAGTGCCTACTTCCAGTACGACTATTTTCCCCTGACGGACGAAGAGGAAGAGGCGTTTGCGTCGCGCTTCACGGAACGCCCCATTAAACGCCGGGCCTTCCTGCTGCAGCAGGGGGATATTTGCCAGTACGCCTCCTTCGTGGTGAGTGGCGGCTTCAAGATGTACGCCGTCGACCAGGGCGGCAAGGAGCACATCCTGCAGTTTGCCGTGGAAAACGAGTGGATGACCGACCTGGCCAGCTTTTACGCGCAGAAGCCCAGCGGCGTCTATATCGAGGCGCTGGAGTCCTCCGTGGTGCTACAGATCAAGCACGCCGACCTGCTGGACCTGTTTACCCACTTCCACAAGTTTGACCGCAACTTCCGCATTCTCGTCGAGCGGGGCTACATCGCGCTGCAACACCGCATCCTGCAAAGCATCAGCGCCAACGCCGAGGAGCGCTACCAGAATTTCCTGGACCAGCACCCTCACCTGGCCCAGCGGCTGCCCAACACGCAGATTGCCTCCTACCTGGGCATCACGCCGGAATTCCTGAGCAAAATCCGCAAGGACCGGGTCCCCAAGGCCTGA
- a CDS encoding recombinase family protein, producing the protein MKNYVAYYRVSTQRQGASGLGLEAQRAACHAFVRGTDLIISEYVEVESGKKTNRQQLDAAIAAARAQGATLLIAKLDRLARNVAFTSHLMETGVDFLCVDNPAATRLTIHIFAAIAEHEARTISERTKAALAAKRARGERLGNPANLTEAGRERSREVRHQIARNHQANVQAAAMISYMQAPGKTLQQMADKLNRLGYRTRRGCLFTTCAVYRLSQLQTAPAAA; encoded by the coding sequence ATGAAAAATTATGTTGCCTACTATCGCGTAAGTACCCAGCGCCAAGGCGCTAGTGGGCTCGGGCTCGAAGCCCAGCGCGCCGCCTGCCACGCCTTCGTCCGCGGTACTGACCTGATCATTAGCGAGTACGTTGAGGTCGAGAGTGGCAAGAAGACGAATCGCCAGCAGCTCGACGCTGCTATCGCCGCCGCTCGCGCCCAGGGCGCCACCCTGCTCATTGCTAAGCTCGACCGACTAGCGCGCAACGTTGCCTTCACTAGCCACTTGATGGAAACTGGAGTTGATTTTCTGTGTGTCGACAACCCGGCGGCAACACGCCTGACCATCCATATCTTCGCGGCCATCGCCGAGCACGAAGCCCGGACAATATCGGAACGGACTAAGGCAGCCCTCGCCGCCAAGCGCGCCAGGGGCGAGCGGTTGGGTAACCCTGCCAATCTCACCGAAGCCGGGCGGGAGCGGTCGCGCGAAGTGCGCCACCAGATTGCTCGCAACCACCAGGCAAACGTGCAGGCAGCGGCGATGATCTCCTACATGCAGGCACCGGGGAAGACCCTCCAGCAGATGGCAGACAAACTCAATCGATTGGGCTACCGCACCCGGCGGGGCTGTCTGTTTACTACCTGCGCAGTATACCGCCTGAGTCAGCTACAGACCGCCCCTGCGGCAGCATAA
- a CDS encoding Ig-like domain-containing protein has protein sequence MVFNQDPPTLTGLTPTSGPVGSSVVIAGTGFSGTSSVTFNGTAASNFIVNSTTQITVSVPGGATTGPVLVSRGSLVSNGVPFTVTHAPIAAAQSVSINEDTPKNINLSGSDADGDALTYTIASSPAHGTLSGTGSARTYTPDANYNGPDSFTFTANDGALTSASATVSITVTAVNDAPVLANVPATASIPKQVLYTFTATASDPDGGARTFSLVNAPAGATINSTSGVFAWTPTAPQAGSTYTFSIRVSDGALSDSKPISLTVLNNSSPAAFTGFSPTAGPVGTQVNIAGSGLGAVTAVRFNGTNATFSLANSNKIVATVPAGATSGLISLSTASSTLTSSTAFTVTPAAPTISSFTPGSGPVGAQVTLTGTNLTGTTAVRFNGVSATTFTVQSATSLRMTVPAGATKGKITLTTPGGTAQSKDQFTVTNTAARLVATTPGLEQALQASPNPSPDKVYLRFALTEKQAYDLRVYDLRGALVKVLRSESAPAGQLQEVEWDASACAEGLYLIRLNSAGRSQVLKVMLSR, from the coding sequence TTGGTCTTTAATCAGGATCCCCCTACCCTTACGGGCCTGACGCCTACCAGCGGCCCCGTCGGTTCGAGTGTTGTTATTGCGGGTACTGGTTTTTCCGGCACCAGCAGTGTCACCTTCAACGGGACTGCGGCCTCCAACTTCATTGTTAACTCTACCACCCAGATAACCGTATCTGTGCCGGGTGGAGCCACTACCGGTCCTGTCCTGGTTTCACGTGGTAGTCTGGTGAGCAATGGGGTTCCGTTTACCGTCACACATGCCCCAATAGCTGCGGCCCAAAGCGTCAGTATCAATGAGGATACCCCAAAGAACATAAACCTTTCAGGTTCTGATGCTGACGGAGATGCCTTAACCTACACCATTGCTTCTTCGCCCGCGCACGGCACGCTCAGCGGTACAGGCAGTGCCCGCACCTATACACCTGACGCCAACTATAACGGACCGGACTCCTTCACTTTCACGGCCAACGACGGCGCGCTCACCTCGGCTAGTGCCACGGTATCAATCACGGTGACGGCGGTCAACGACGCGCCGGTGTTAGCGAACGTGCCGGCGACGGCAAGCATTCCCAAGCAGGTGCTCTACACGTTTACGGCTACTGCCAGTGATCCCGATGGCGGGGCACGTACCTTCTCGCTGGTAAATGCCCCGGCCGGAGCCACCATCAACAGCACCTCGGGCGTATTTGCCTGGACGCCCACGGCACCACAAGCCGGCTCTACCTACACTTTTTCGATACGGGTATCGGATGGGGCACTCTCCGATTCCAAGCCGATATCGCTGACGGTACTCAACAACAGTTCTCCCGCCGCCTTTACGGGGTTCTCGCCGACAGCCGGGCCCGTGGGCACGCAGGTCAATATCGCTGGCAGCGGCCTGGGGGCTGTCACCGCCGTACGCTTCAACGGCACGAACGCCACCTTCAGCCTTGCCAACAGCAACAAGATTGTAGCCACCGTCCCCGCAGGTGCCACTAGCGGTCTGATCAGCCTGAGCACTGCCTCGTCCACCCTGACGAGCAGTACGGCGTTCACGGTAACGCCTGCCGCACCTACCATAAGCAGCTTTACCCCGGGTTCGGGGCCGGTGGGCGCGCAAGTCACCCTTACGGGTACCAACTTAACGGGCACCACTGCCGTGCGCTTCAACGGGGTCTCCGCAACCACCTTTACGGTGCAGAGCGCTACCTCGCTCCGCATGACCGTGCCGGCCGGGGCTACGAAAGGTAAAATTACCCTGACTACGCCGGGAGGTACGGCACAAAGCAAAGACCAGTTCACCGTCACCAACACAGCAGCCCGCCTGGTTGCCACCACCCCGGGGCTAGAGCAGGCGTTGCAGGCGAGCCCAAATCCCTCTCCCGACAAGGTCTATTTGCGCTTTGCCCTGACCGAGAAGCAAGCCTATGACCTGCGCGTCTACGACCTGCGGGGCGCGTTGGTGAAAGTCCTGCGCTCAGAATCCGCGCCCGCTGGTCAACTCCAGGAAGTGGAGTGGGATGCCAGCGCGTGTGCCGAGGGGCTGTACCTGATCCGCCTGAACTCCGCTGGCAGATCACAGGTGCTGAAAGTCATGCTAAGCCGCTGA
- a CDS encoding YybH family protein: MNLPNVFRTLVFALALTPALLSCDKDDDKTTATPAVDTTAEKTAIQQLLTNYGTALNASNAATVTTLFAQDGVFAAPGSPTATGQTQVRAAFDGLFSAVTLTLAFTPANITVVTSDYAFATSTSSGTQLVKPSGPSAKVSFREQWVLVKESGQWKIARYIFNAPQ; the protein is encoded by the coding sequence ATGAACCTGCCCAACGTATTCCGCACCCTGGTTTTCGCTCTCGCTTTGACGCCGGCTCTCCTTTCCTGCGACAAGGACGACGACAAGACTACTGCCACGCCCGCCGTGGATACCACGGCAGAGAAAACTGCCATTCAGCAGCTGCTCACCAACTACGGCACGGCGCTGAATGCGTCGAATGCCGCCACCGTCACCACGCTTTTCGCTCAGGATGGGGTATTTGCTGCTCCGGGTTCGCCGACGGCCACCGGCCAAACCCAAGTGCGTGCCGCCTTCGATGGCCTGTTCAGCGCCGTGACGCTCACGCTTGCCTTCACCCCGGCCAACATCACGGTGGTAACTAGCGACTACGCCTTCGCCACGTCCACCTCCAGTGGTACCCAGCTGGTAAAACCCTCCGGCCCTAGCGCCAAGGTGAGCTTCCGCGAGCAGTGGGTGCTGGTGAAAGAAAGCGGCCAGTGGAAAATCGCTCGTTACATCTTCAACGCGCCCCAGTAA
- a CDS encoding HNH endonuclease, with product MSKAWLLHTSKRSHHIVSHHANLLAHSETAEIPGYDGRYIISRKGIITDRLKQRPVRVSKSGNGYLYCSLALPRESPVVPLKRRSESLHRLLAHAFLDRPDGTNQVDHLDRNPLNNSLGNLEWVSCQEQMRNRETWGCSRWKGVSWVPATQRWRASIMVYYQLTHLGDYGSEEEAAAAWNVAAVRHRYRSSQLNAVDLAA from the coding sequence GTGAGCAAGGCATGGCTGCTACATACTTCCAAACGCAGCCACCACATCGTGTCGCACCATGCCAACCTCCTCGCTCACTCAGAAACTGCCGAAATTCCTGGCTACGACGGGCGCTACATCATCAGCCGCAAAGGAATTATAACAGACCGTCTAAAGCAGCGCCCTGTCCGTGTAAGTAAGTCCGGAAACGGCTATCTCTACTGCTCCCTGGCGCTGCCCCGAGAGTCTCCTGTAGTGCCACTGAAGCGCAGGAGTGAATCTCTCCACCGGCTGCTGGCACACGCTTTCCTGGACCGACCTGACGGTACGAATCAGGTAGATCACCTCGATCGAAATCCACTGAATAATAGCTTGGGTAACCTGGAATGGGTTTCCTGCCAGGAGCAGATGCGTAACCGAGAAACGTGGGGCTGTAGCAGGTGGAAGGGCGTAAGCTGGGTACCAGCTACACAAAGGTGGCGCGCAAGCATCATGGTATATTATCAACTCACGCACCTAGGAGACTATGGTAGTGAGGAGGAAGCTGCCGCCGCGTGGAATGTTGCCGCGGTGCGGCATAGATACAGGTCGTCGCAACTGAATGCGGTCGACCTCGCCGCCTAA
- a CDS encoding alpha/beta fold hydrolase, translated as MTRQLLFLLLLFTSTAFGQQRTAKPLRAFLQAAPSPKGAIQYGNNPKAGHYAQAGDAKIYYEVYGKGRPFVLLHGGIFGSTYEMGRLIDSLSRKYQVIAVSTRGHGKSELGTAPLTYEQRAGDVLAVLKATTRDSAIVFGFSDGGFTAFKLASMYPERVRKLIVMGASELAPGMRDFTFSTQQAFALDSAYMRQQLALMPQPQRLAEMFTQVGNMYSHLTVDKALLQTIQCPTLVMAGDRDEGNPVQRVLNTARMIRRSQLAIVPNASHGAFLINFPATWADMVPFIK; from the coding sequence ATGACTCGGCAACTTCTCTTCTTACTGCTCCTTTTCACCTCCACCGCTTTCGGCCAGCAGCGTACCGCCAAGCCCCTGCGGGCCTTCCTGCAGGCTGCGCCCTCCCCGAAGGGGGCCATTCAGTACGGCAACAACCCCAAGGCCGGACACTACGCCCAGGCCGGCGACGCCAAAATCTACTACGAGGTGTACGGCAAGGGCCGGCCGTTCGTGCTGCTGCACGGCGGCATTTTCGGCTCGACCTACGAGATGGGCCGCTTGATTGACAGCCTCTCGCGCAAGTACCAGGTCATTGCCGTTTCCACCCGCGGCCACGGCAAGTCGGAGCTGGGCACGGCTCCGCTCACCTATGAGCAGCGGGCAGGTGACGTGCTGGCCGTGCTCAAGGCCACGACCCGCGACAGCGCCATCGTGTTCGGCTTCAGCGACGGCGGCTTTACGGCCTTTAAACTGGCCAGTATGTACCCCGAGCGGGTGCGCAAGCTCATTGTGATGGGCGCCAGTGAGCTGGCCCCCGGCATGCGCGACTTCACCTTCAGCACCCAGCAGGCCTTCGCCCTCGACAGCGCCTACATGCGCCAGCAACTGGCGCTGATGCCCCAGCCCCAGCGCCTAGCGGAGATGTTCACCCAGGTAGGCAACATGTACAGCCACCTGACCGTGGACAAAGCCCTGCTGCAAACCATCCAGTGCCCCACGTTGGTCATGGCCGGCGACCGGGACGAGGGTAACCCCGTGCAGCGCGTGCTCAACACGGCCCGGATGATTCGCCGCAGCCAGCTGGCCATCGTCCCCAATGCCTCGCACGGGGCCTTCCTCATCAATTTCCCGGCCACCTGGGCCGATATGGTGCCTTTCATTAAGTAA
- a CDS encoding YbaB/EbfC family nucleoid-associated protein — protein MFDVMGMMGKMKELQEKMKLAQDELQHITSTAESGGGLVKATANGQRRLLKLEIDETLLQPQDRDMLADLVVAAVNKVMEEVGEKAKEEMKSKTAGLIPNIPGLDLGGFGL, from the coding sequence ATGTTTGATGTAATGGGCATGATGGGCAAAATGAAAGAGCTTCAGGAGAAAATGAAGCTTGCCCAGGATGAGTTGCAGCACATCACTTCCACGGCCGAATCGGGCGGCGGCTTGGTGAAGGCCACCGCCAATGGCCAGCGCCGCTTGCTGAAGCTGGAAATCGATGAAACCTTGCTCCAACCCCAGGACCGCGACATGCTCGCTGACCTAGTAGTGGCAGCCGTGAACAAGGTGATGGAAGAGGTTGGTGAAAAGGCCAAAGAAGAAATGAAAAGCAAAACGGCCGGCCTCATCCCCAACATTCCCGGCCTCGACCTCGGCGGCTTTGGCCTCTAA
- a CDS encoding PPC domain-containing DNA-binding protein, whose translation MRFSFLKYLAATALFVASSALTTQAQEYIGTSSAKPVDVSKAPGVKTKLLSTNGQTKTYLLVFAKGDEIVAGLTKFAQQYHVKNAHYQAIGDAFSAKIGVYDYDRKQFKVIPFAEPVEVASLTGNITLLGDKPVAHTHVSLATFDGLLHGGHLFELISGPTVELFVTVEPTPLYKKHNAEFDANLIDPDLTN comes from the coding sequence ATGCGTTTTTCCTTCTTGAAGTACCTCGCCGCCACGGCCTTATTCGTAGCTAGCAGCGCCCTGACTACCCAGGCCCAGGAGTATATCGGCACCTCGAGCGCGAAGCCCGTGGACGTGAGCAAAGCGCCCGGGGTCAAAACGAAGCTCCTCAGCACCAACGGGCAAACCAAAACCTACCTGTTGGTCTTCGCCAAGGGCGACGAAATCGTGGCGGGCCTGACCAAGTTTGCCCAGCAGTACCACGTCAAAAACGCCCACTACCAGGCCATTGGGGATGCCTTCTCGGCCAAGATTGGGGTGTATGACTACGACCGCAAGCAGTTCAAAGTCATCCCTTTCGCCGAACCCGTCGAGGTGGCGTCGCTCACCGGCAACATTACCCTGCTAGGCGACAAGCCGGTGGCGCATACCCACGTAAGCCTGGCCACCTTCGATGGCCTCTTGCACGGGGGCCACCTGTTCGAGCTGATTTCCGGCCCTACGGTGGAGCTGTTCGTGACCGTGGAGCCCACCCCGCTCTACAAAAAGCACAACGCCGAGTTCGACGCCAACCTGATTGACCCGGACCTAACCAACTAA
- a CDS encoding tyrosine-type recombinase/integrase, protein MSTITLYHRIPKEGIQGAIYVKHTHSGSSYVLSTHVRLHRGQIDLETGRISPAVENAAVEEGNIRRVEGYMHQAVKALLDRGIEPSKEAMGRAYAEVVKMETERLPRLQYLNHHSRLRELDRLRAAEQQLVEQLAAKRQEIQALEIKLGTWKGMLLSDYFERFKEDTKSTLSKRSHALIESGIRNAINFRPGIRIDQLDKKFLKELQDHLVEKARLNITVRGVIIKLRKVLYHFEEEFPLTCASARQHKLLPKVKNDNLVYLSPEELEHLQELQLERDRHRKVRDLFCFMCATGLRYSDAIRVTKSHVVAVKRRHQGKLKTVQELHITTQKKKKLVKVPLSDKALSLLKTNDYCFPAYHSASFNRSIKEVCAKIPELQYHMEITNWSGAKANTTSHRKCDLIAAHAARRTFINLCLAADVSLASIRAWVGHSDLETTLTSYTDADAVAFDQMQKMKVVA, encoded by the coding sequence ATGTCCACAATCACACTGTACCACCGGATTCCCAAAGAGGGGATCCAAGGCGCAATTTACGTAAAGCACACGCATAGCGGCAGCAGCTATGTGCTGAGTACGCACGTGAGGCTCCATCGGGGGCAAATCGACCTGGAAACTGGGCGCATTTCCCCCGCTGTCGAGAACGCGGCCGTGGAGGAGGGCAATATCCGCCGTGTCGAGGGCTACATGCACCAAGCGGTGAAAGCGCTATTGGATCGCGGCATCGAGCCCTCAAAAGAAGCTATGGGTCGGGCATATGCCGAGGTGGTGAAGATGGAGACGGAGCGGCTGCCGCGCCTGCAGTACCTGAACCACCACAGCCGGCTGCGGGAGCTCGACCGGCTGCGCGCCGCGGAGCAGCAGTTGGTCGAGCAGCTAGCAGCCAAGCGCCAGGAAATCCAGGCGCTGGAGATCAAGCTAGGAACTTGGAAGGGGATGCTGTTGAGCGACTACTTCGAGCGTTTCAAGGAGGATACGAAGTCCACGCTGAGCAAACGCAGCCACGCGCTGATCGAGTCTGGCATCCGGAATGCGATCAATTTTCGCCCGGGAATACGGATTGACCAGCTGGATAAAAAATTTCTCAAGGAGCTGCAGGATCACCTGGTCGAGAAGGCACGGTTGAACATCACCGTGCGCGGCGTGATCATTAAGTTGCGGAAGGTGCTCTACCACTTCGAGGAAGAGTTTCCTCTCACTTGCGCCTCTGCCCGCCAGCACAAGCTGCTGCCAAAGGTAAAAAACGACAACCTAGTCTACCTCAGCCCCGAGGAGCTGGAGCACCTGCAGGAGCTCCAGCTAGAGCGTGACCGGCACCGGAAAGTACGTGACCTGTTCTGCTTTATGTGTGCCACCGGGCTGCGCTATAGCGACGCCATCCGCGTGACCAAGAGTCATGTGGTCGCTGTCAAGCGCCGGCACCAAGGCAAACTGAAAACCGTTCAGGAGCTTCATATCACGACGCAAAAGAAGAAGAAGCTTGTCAAGGTGCCGCTATCAGATAAGGCGCTGTCGCTGCTCAAAACGAACGATTACTGCTTCCCTGCTTACCATTCTGCCAGCTTCAACAGGTCGATCAAGGAGGTCTGCGCAAAGATTCCGGAGCTGCAGTATCACATGGAGATCACCAACTGGAGTGGCGCCAAAGCGAACACTACGAGCCACCGGAAGTGCGACCTGATCGCAGCTCACGCGGCCCGGCGAACATTTATCAACCTGTGCCTGGCAGCCGACGTCAGCCTTGCTTCAATCAGAGCCTGGGTGGGGCATTCAGACCTGGAAACCACGCTGACCTCATATACGGATGCGGATGCCGTAGCCTTCGACCAGATGCAGAAAATGAAGGTGGTCGCTTAA